The following proteins are encoded in a genomic region of Balaenoptera ricei isolate mBalRic1 chromosome 14, mBalRic1.hap2, whole genome shotgun sequence:
- the PXN gene encoding paxillin isoform X9, with the protein MDDLDALLADLESTTSHISKRPVFLSEETPYSYPTGNHTYQEIAVPPPVPPPPSSEALNGTVLDPLDQWQPSTSRFIHQQPPSPSPVYGSSAKTSSASNPQDGIGLPCPRAGEEEHVYSFPNKQKSAEPSPTVMSSSLGSNLSELDRLLLELNAVQHNPPGFPADEANSSPPLPGALSPHYGIPENNSPLGVKAGPLTKEKPKRNGGRGLEDVRPSVESLLDELESSVPSPVPAITVNQGEMSSPQRVTSSQQQTRISASSATRELDELMASLSDFKIRSMIRRSRETGHAHPMSREPSPRRRLDPATLSRTPSQERLIAELQGRLGIQPEVEEAEGATGASAEDWLTEGIVITVQPCGRRARGQLVEKVVVFPPGSPIPLRRTFSVLPPPPPSPLLQHRKDASASSSSPRPSPPTSSTLGPSALPRGPLGVQSAGAGPREDGVQGPTPPTPAPHSVRSMGCQTDEDPLFPPMQIQGLEQRADGELCWAAGWPPNGSQSSPEGQDEGGFMAQGKTGSSSPPGGPPKPGSQLDSMLGSLQSDLNKLGVATVAKGVCGACKKPIAGQVVTAMGKTWHPEHFVCTHCQEEIGSRNFFERDGQPYCEKDYHNLFSPRCYYCNGPILDKVVTALDRTWHPEHFFCAQCGAFFGPEGFHEKDGKAYCRKDYFDMFAPKCGGCARAILENYISALNTLWHPECFVCRECFTPFVNGSFFEHDGQPYCEVHYHERRGSLCSGCQKPITGRCITAMAKKFHPEHFVCAFCLKQLNKGTFKEQNDKPYCQNCFVKLFC; encoded by the exons ACGCCCTGCTGGCAGACTTGGAGTCCACGACCTCCCACATCTCCAAACGGCCTGTGTTCTTGTCTGAGGAGACCCCCTACTCGTACCCAACAGGAAACCACACATACCAGGAGATTGCCGTGCCACCCCCTGTCCCTCCACCCCCGTCCAGCGAGGCCCTCAATGGCACGGTCCTTGACCCCTTAGACCAGTGGCAGCCTAGCACCTCCCGATTCATCCACCAGCAG CCTCCATCCCCGTCCCCCGTGTACGGCTCCAGTGCTAAAACTTCCAGTGCCTCCAACCCCCAGGACGGCATCGGCCTTCCGTGTCCCCGAGCCGGCGAGGAAGAGCACGTGTACAG CTTCCCCAACAAGCAGAAGTCGGCTGAGCCTTCACCCACCGTCATGAGCTCCTCCTTGGGCAGCAACCTTTCTGAACTCGACCGCCTGCTGCTGGAGCTGAACGCCGTGCAGCATAACCCCCCAGGCTTCCCTGCAG ATGAGGCCAACTCAAGCCCCCCACTGCCTGGGGCTCTGAGCCCCCACTACGGCATCCCAGAGAATAACAGCCCGCTGGGTGTCAAAGCTGGGCCACTGACCAAAGAGAAGCCCAAGCGGAACGGAGGCCGGGGCCTGGAGGACGTGCGGCCCAGCGTGGAGAGTCTCTTGGATGAGCTGGAGAGCTCTGTGCCCAGCCCCGT CCCCGCCATCACTGTGAACCAGGGCGAGATGAGCAGCCCCCAGCGAGTCACCTCCAGCCAGCAGCAGACACGCATCTCCGCCTCTTCTGCCACCAGGGAGCTGGACGAGCTGATGGCCTCGCTGTCGGATTTTAAG ATCCGCTCCATGATCAGGAGGAGCCGGGAGACCGGCCACGCTCACCCCATGTCCCGGGAGCCCTCCCCTCGTCGCCGGCTGGACCCCGCCACCCTGAGCAGGACCCCGTCCCAGGAGCGGCTCATCGCGGAGCTGCAGGGTCGGCTGGGCATCCAGCCGGAGGTGGAGGAGGCCGAGGGGGCCACGGGGGCCTCTGCCGAGGACTGGCTGACCGAGGGCATCGTCATCACTGTGCAGCCGTGTGGGAGGCGGGCTAGGGGGCAGCTGGTAGAGAAGGTA gTTGTCTTCCCTCCTGGCTCTCCCATTCCCCTGAGAAGAACCTTCTCTgttctgcctcctcctcctcccagccctttgCTCCAGCATCGCAAAGACGCCTCGGCCAGCAGCTCTTCTccccggcccagcccgcccacctcCTCCACCCTGGGGCCCTCGGCTCTTCCTCGAGGTCCCCTCGGGGTCCAGAGTGCTGGGGCGGGGCCACGGGAAGACGGTGTGCAGGGCCCCACCCCGCCCACTCCTGCACCCCACTCTGTGAGGTCCATGGGCTGCCAGACCGACGAGGACCCACTCTTCCCCCCGATGCAG ATCCAGGGCCTGGAACAAAGAGCGGACGGAGAGCTGTGCTGGGCGGCCGGCTGGCCTCCGAACGGCAGCCAGAGCAGCCCTGAAGGGCAGGACGAGGGAGGG ttCATGGCCCAGGGGAAGACAGGGAGCAGCTCTCCCCCGGGAGGGCCCCCAAAGCCTGGGAGCCAGCTTGACAGCATGCTGGGGAGCCTGCAGTCTGACCTGAACAAACTGGGGGTCGCCACGGTCGCCAAGGGGGTCTGCGGGGCCTGCAAGAAACCCATCGCGGGGCAG GTCGTGACCGCCATGGGGAAGACGTGGCACCCAGAGCACTTCGTCTGCACCCACTGCCAGGAGGAGATCGGATCCCGGAACTTCTTTGAGCGGGATGGACAGCCCTACTGTGAAAAGGACTATCACAACCTCTTCTCTCCACGCTGCTACTACTGCAACGGGCCCATCCTGGAT AAAGTGGTGACAGCCCTTGACCGGACGTGGCACCCCGAGCACTTCTTCTGTGCCCAGTGTGGAGCCTTCTTTGGGCCTGAAG GGTTCCACGAGAAAGACGGCAAGGCCTACTGCCGGAAGGATTACTTTGACATGTTCGCCCCCAAGTGTGGCGGCTGTGCCCGAGCCATCCTGGAGAACTACATCTCGGCCCTCAACACCCTGTGGCATCCTGAGTGCTTTGTGTGTCGG GAATGCTTCACACCATTTGTCAATGGCAGCTTCTTCGAGCACGACGGGCAGCCCTACTGTGAGGTGCACTACCACGAGCGGCGGGGCTCGCTGTGCTCCGGCTGCCAGAAGCCCATCACCGGCCGCTGCATCACTGCCATGGCCAAGAAGTTCCACCCGGAGCACTTTGTCTGTGCCTTCTGCCTCAAGCAGCTCAACAAGGGCACCTTCAAGGAGCAGAACGACAAGCCTTACTGTCAGAACTGCTTCGTCAAGCTCTTCTGCTAG
- the PXN gene encoding paxillin isoform X10 — MDDLDALLADLESTTSHISKRPVFLSEETPYSYPTGNHTYQEIAVPPPVPPPPSSEALNGTVLDPLDQWQPSTSRFIHQQPPSPSPVYGSSAKTSSASNPQDGIGLPCPRAGEEEHVYSFPNKQKSAEPSPTVMSSSLGSNLSELDRLLLELNAVQHNPPGFPADEANSSPPLPGALSPHYGIPENNSPLGVKAGPLTKEKPKRNGGRGLEDVRPSVESLLDELESSVPSPVPAITVNQGEMSSPQRVTSSQQQTRISASSATRELDELMASLSDFKVVFPPGSPIPLRRTFSVLPPPPPSPLLQHRKDASASSSSPRPSPPTSSTLGPSALPRGPLGVQSAGAGPREDGVQGPTPPTPAPHSVRSMGCQTDEDPLFPPMQIQGLEQRADGELCWAAGWPPNGSQSSPEGQDEGGFMAQGKTGSSSPPGGPPKPGSQLDSMLGSLQSDLNKLGVATVAKGVCGACKKPIAGQVVTAMGKTWHPEHFVCTHCQEEIGSRNFFERDGQPYCEKDYHNLFSPRCYYCNGPILDKVVTALDRTWHPEHFFCAQCGAFFGPEGFHEKDGKAYCRKDYFDMFAPKCGGCARAILENYISALNTLWHPECFVCRECFTPFVNGSFFEHDGQPYCEVHYHERRGSLCSGCQKPITGRCITAMAKKFHPEHFVCAFCLKQLNKGTFKEQNDKPYCQNCFVKLFC; from the exons ACGCCCTGCTGGCAGACTTGGAGTCCACGACCTCCCACATCTCCAAACGGCCTGTGTTCTTGTCTGAGGAGACCCCCTACTCGTACCCAACAGGAAACCACACATACCAGGAGATTGCCGTGCCACCCCCTGTCCCTCCACCCCCGTCCAGCGAGGCCCTCAATGGCACGGTCCTTGACCCCTTAGACCAGTGGCAGCCTAGCACCTCCCGATTCATCCACCAGCAG CCTCCATCCCCGTCCCCCGTGTACGGCTCCAGTGCTAAAACTTCCAGTGCCTCCAACCCCCAGGACGGCATCGGCCTTCCGTGTCCCCGAGCCGGCGAGGAAGAGCACGTGTACAG CTTCCCCAACAAGCAGAAGTCGGCTGAGCCTTCACCCACCGTCATGAGCTCCTCCTTGGGCAGCAACCTTTCTGAACTCGACCGCCTGCTGCTGGAGCTGAACGCCGTGCAGCATAACCCCCCAGGCTTCCCTGCAG ATGAGGCCAACTCAAGCCCCCCACTGCCTGGGGCTCTGAGCCCCCACTACGGCATCCCAGAGAATAACAGCCCGCTGGGTGTCAAAGCTGGGCCACTGACCAAAGAGAAGCCCAAGCGGAACGGAGGCCGGGGCCTGGAGGACGTGCGGCCCAGCGTGGAGAGTCTCTTGGATGAGCTGGAGAGCTCTGTGCCCAGCCCCGT CCCCGCCATCACTGTGAACCAGGGCGAGATGAGCAGCCCCCAGCGAGTCACCTCCAGCCAGCAGCAGACACGCATCTCCGCCTCTTCTGCCACCAGGGAGCTGGACGAGCTGATGGCCTCGCTGTCGGATTTTAAG gTTGTCTTCCCTCCTGGCTCTCCCATTCCCCTGAGAAGAACCTTCTCTgttctgcctcctcctcctcccagccctttgCTCCAGCATCGCAAAGACGCCTCGGCCAGCAGCTCTTCTccccggcccagcccgcccacctcCTCCACCCTGGGGCCCTCGGCTCTTCCTCGAGGTCCCCTCGGGGTCCAGAGTGCTGGGGCGGGGCCACGGGAAGACGGTGTGCAGGGCCCCACCCCGCCCACTCCTGCACCCCACTCTGTGAGGTCCATGGGCTGCCAGACCGACGAGGACCCACTCTTCCCCCCGATGCAG ATCCAGGGCCTGGAACAAAGAGCGGACGGAGAGCTGTGCTGGGCGGCCGGCTGGCCTCCGAACGGCAGCCAGAGCAGCCCTGAAGGGCAGGACGAGGGAGGG ttCATGGCCCAGGGGAAGACAGGGAGCAGCTCTCCCCCGGGAGGGCCCCCAAAGCCTGGGAGCCAGCTTGACAGCATGCTGGGGAGCCTGCAGTCTGACCTGAACAAACTGGGGGTCGCCACGGTCGCCAAGGGGGTCTGCGGGGCCTGCAAGAAACCCATCGCGGGGCAG GTCGTGACCGCCATGGGGAAGACGTGGCACCCAGAGCACTTCGTCTGCACCCACTGCCAGGAGGAGATCGGATCCCGGAACTTCTTTGAGCGGGATGGACAGCCCTACTGTGAAAAGGACTATCACAACCTCTTCTCTCCACGCTGCTACTACTGCAACGGGCCCATCCTGGAT AAAGTGGTGACAGCCCTTGACCGGACGTGGCACCCCGAGCACTTCTTCTGTGCCCAGTGTGGAGCCTTCTTTGGGCCTGAAG GGTTCCACGAGAAAGACGGCAAGGCCTACTGCCGGAAGGATTACTTTGACATGTTCGCCCCCAAGTGTGGCGGCTGTGCCCGAGCCATCCTGGAGAACTACATCTCGGCCCTCAACACCCTGTGGCATCCTGAGTGCTTTGTGTGTCGG GAATGCTTCACACCATTTGTCAATGGCAGCTTCTTCGAGCACGACGGGCAGCCCTACTGTGAGGTGCACTACCACGAGCGGCGGGGCTCGCTGTGCTCCGGCTGCCAGAAGCCCATCACCGGCCGCTGCATCACTGCCATGGCCAAGAAGTTCCACCCGGAGCACTTTGTCTGTGCCTTCTGCCTCAAGCAGCTCAACAAGGGCACCTTCAAGGAGCAGAACGACAAGCCTTACTGTCAGAACTGCTTCGTCAAGCTCTTCTGCTAG